In Bacteroidota bacterium, the following proteins share a genomic window:
- the rplI gene encoding 50S ribosomal protein L9, with protein sequence MEIILKQDISNLGFENEVVTVKPGYARNYLIPKRMAILATESNKKILAENMRQASHKLEKERKEAEATATELKKIGVKLPVKVGTTGKLFGSITNLQISRALAEKGHEIDRRNIKFIDEIDKIGEYKVLVKISKDVEVEIPINVVREEDVKKEEK encoded by the coding sequence ATGGAAATTATCTTAAAACAAGATATATCAAATTTGGGTTTTGAAAATGAAGTTGTTACAGTAAAACCCGGATATGCAAGAAATTATTTGATTCCAAAAAGAATGGCTATTTTAGCAACAGAATCAAATAAAAAAATTCTTGCTGAAAATATGAGACAAGCATCTCATAAACTTGAGAAAGAAAGAAAAGAAGCAGAAGCAACAGCTACAGAATTGAAAAAAATAGGTGTAAAACTTCCTGTAAAGGTTGGTACTACCGGCAAATTATTCGGATCTATTACAAACCTTCAAATATCACGTGCTCTTGCAGAGAAAGGACATGAAATTGACAGAAGAAATATTAAATTTATTGATGAAATTGACAAAATTGGTGAATATAAAGTTCTTGTGAAAATTAGTAAAGATGTTGAGGTTGAAATACCAATTAATGTTGTAAGAGAAGAAGACGTTAAAAAAGAAGAAAAGTAG
- the rpsR gene encoding 30S ribosomal protein S18, translated as MATKAYRNIFININPRERQRKKKFCWFKKNNIKYIDYKDASFLVKFLDEYGKITPRRYTGTSLKFQRKLAQAVKRARHLALLPYVTDNLK; from the coding sequence ATGGCAACAAAAGCTTATCGGAACATTTTTATTAACATTAACCCCAGAGAAAGACAAAGAAAGAAGAAATTTTGTTGGTTCAAAAAAAACAATATTAAATATATTGATTATAAAGACGCTTCTTTTTTAGTAAAATTTTTGGATGAATATGGTAAAATTACACCTAGGAGATATACTGGTACATCATTAAAATTCCAAAGAAAACTTGCTCAGGCAGTAAAAAGAGCTAGGCACTTAGCATTATTACCTTATGTTACTGACAATTTAAAATAG
- the rpsF gene encoding 30S ribosomal protein S6 → MDKLNIMKKHYEGIFIISPLVTENQLKETVAHFKKLLTSNGGEIIHEEDWGLKKFAYPIKKKSSGYYHLFEFKIEPDFIQKLETEYLRNEKILRFLTVSLDKYALEFNEKRRNGAFNKSASKKKDLLNA, encoded by the coding sequence ATGGATAAATTAAATATTATGAAAAAACATTACGAAGGAATTTTTATTATTTCACCGTTGGTTACGGAAAATCAATTAAAGGAAACCGTAGCCCATTTCAAAAAGTTATTGACCAGCAACGGTGGTGAGATTATCCATGAAGAAGATTGGGGTTTAAAGAAATTTGCTTACCCTATTAAGAAAAAATCTTCCGGATATTACCATTTATTTGAGTTTAAAATTGAACCTGATTTTATTCAGAAATTAGAAACTGAATATTTAAGGAATGAAAAAATTCTCAGATTTTTAACCGTTTCGCTGGACAAATACGCATTGGAATTTAATGAAAAACGTAGAAATGGTGCTTTTAACAAGAGTGCATCAAAGAAAAAAGATTTATTAAACGCTTAA